The Desulfobacterales bacterium genome window below encodes:
- a CDS encoding transglycosylase domain-containing protein, which produces MFKKFFLILFLGCIVSAILAVAAGGWAYYHYVVTNPGEEIKQHNIEKILAMESPVYYRDGQTKIGVFFEDAHRQYLTYQQIPGDFINAIIAAEDNTFFTHYGINPVGIARAMISNIKAGRVVQGGSTITQQTAKNLFKRKDRSLRSKLKELLYALRLEYHYPKEKILEFYINQFYVSGNGHGLGVAARYYFDKPARELTLLECAFIAGSVKRPNAYNPFIKKSEKEAARARDLAGQRADYVLGQMYRLGMVDTQRYRETLTREINFKRGRMFFALNTLMDLVKDALGAPEVEEALSLHGIDNISTSGIRVFTTVDKNLQDKGCYSLRKQLSRLDVRLRGYDPEALRRQYPDLDKTGPRDLRTGEFLFGEIIAIDQAAPMVRVSFKKGHKVVSSGRIDKAGLKTLVSDLAKWRKNRWTESSPRDLIDFVGRLKIGDPVFVSIREKDPLANEILLDLEKYPEIQGGLLVLQNGRIRAMVGGMENRFYNRAIAAQRPMGSAIKPLVYGAALQLAWNNTDLLNNERNLFLYQNQAYFPRPDHNSPHNKVSMSWAGVKSENLATIWLLHHLCDRLTPAQLREVTDRLDLNRRQDESYGNYMRRLRDQQGILVDRKALLRAAFHLAVSALEPDLIFAGNIDELEQLRKLHFGINFENYYREIETLREADYEELSPNRKLRVDKEIELRRRLLDRNYLRLRQLLNELRRLAAGETGVIAAPDIPVGPGIMLKSNIRMQRDTLEETEPVPLGRLYRDWTSGALLYASSRPTDGFWEQLDRSAASSLLMALAEKDPELFRESVRLEGGFSIATLETLTEYLLKEYNRLSALPAYSFEVLRTVPDFRILAGLRYLVALSRELGIRSRLDPVLSFPLGSNVITLFEVARIYEGLGTGKASGFADENAPGSLAIIDRIEDSDGSLIFRPERVNKRVFDPKTTLAVDSILRNVVRFGTGRFADANVRLHSIEAEVEAQLAQLDLHVPVLGKTGTANEFTNAAFVGLVPNVAADASGMTLANGYVIAAYVGFDDNSPMERTNTHITGASGALPIWTGMANAILLEMNVGEKFDLIDMLFTASASARPTIPLLEPDLGQIEVRVNRADGVFQPATPLPGETMAAGDATITTFGRITANGELEPERHFRPYWNSMTP; this is translated from the coding sequence ATGTTCAAGAAATTTTTTCTCATCCTCTTCCTGGGCTGCATCGTATCGGCAATACTGGCCGTAGCCGCCGGAGGATGGGCCTATTACCACTATGTTGTCACCAACCCCGGCGAGGAGATCAAGCAGCACAATATTGAAAAAATACTGGCCATGGAAAGCCCGGTATACTATCGGGACGGGCAGACCAAGATCGGCGTCTTTTTTGAGGACGCCCATCGGCAATACCTCACCTACCAGCAGATCCCCGGGGATTTCATCAACGCCATCATCGCGGCCGAAGACAACACCTTTTTTACCCATTACGGGATCAATCCCGTTGGCATCGCCCGGGCGATGATCAGCAACATCAAGGCCGGCCGCGTGGTCCAGGGCGGGAGTACCATCACCCAGCAGACCGCCAAGAACCTCTTTAAACGCAAGGACCGGTCGCTTAGATCCAAGCTCAAGGAGCTGCTCTACGCCCTCCGCCTTGAATACCATTATCCCAAGGAAAAAATCCTCGAGTTCTACATCAACCAGTTCTATGTCAGCGGTAACGGCCACGGTCTGGGCGTGGCGGCCCGTTATTATTTCGACAAACCGGCCCGGGAGTTGACCCTGCTGGAATGCGCCTTTATCGCCGGCAGCGTCAAGCGGCCCAATGCCTACAACCCCTTTATCAAGAAAAGCGAGAAGGAGGCGGCCCGGGCGCGGGACCTGGCCGGGCAGCGGGCCGATTATGTGCTCGGCCAGATGTACAGGCTGGGGATGGTCGATACCCAGCGCTACCGGGAAACCCTGACCCGGGAGATCAACTTCAAGCGGGGCCGGATGTTTTTTGCCCTCAACACCCTGATGGACCTGGTCAAGGATGCGCTGGGCGCGCCGGAAGTGGAGGAGGCCCTCTCCCTGCACGGAATCGACAACATATCCACTTCCGGAATCAGGGTCTTTACCACGGTGGACAAAAATCTGCAGGACAAGGGCTGTTATTCCCTGCGCAAACAGTTGTCGCGGCTGGATGTCCGCTTGCGGGGATACGATCCCGAGGCGCTCCGCCGGCAATATCCGGACCTGGACAAAACCGGCCCCCGGGATCTCCGCACCGGGGAGTTTCTGTTCGGCGAGATTATTGCCATTGACCAGGCCGCGCCAATGGTGCGGGTCTCTTTCAAAAAAGGGCACAAGGTCGTATCCTCCGGCCGGATCGATAAAGCCGGCCTGAAAACGCTGGTCAGCGACCTGGCAAAATGGCGGAAGAATCGCTGGACGGAATCCAGTCCCAGGGACCTGATCGATTTTGTCGGCCGGCTCAAGATCGGCGACCCGGTCTTTGTCAGTATCCGGGAAAAGGATCCTTTGGCCAACGAGATCCTGCTTGACCTGGAAAAATATCCCGAGATCCAGGGGGGATTGCTGGTACTGCAGAACGGCCGCATCCGGGCGATGGTCGGCGGCATGGAGAACCGCTTTTATAACCGGGCGATCGCGGCCCAGCGGCCCATGGGCTCGGCGATCAAACCCCTGGTATACGGCGCGGCCCTGCAGCTTGCCTGGAACAACACCGACCTGTTGAATAACGAACGGAACCTGTTCCTCTACCAGAACCAGGCCTATTTCCCCCGCCCCGATCACAACAGCCCGCACAACAAGGTGTCCATGAGCTGGGCCGGGGTGAAGTCGGAGAACCTGGCCACGATCTGGCTGCTGCACCATCTCTGCGACCGCCTGACCCCGGCCCAGCTCCGGGAGGTGACCGACCGGCTCGACCTGAACCGGCGGCAGGACGAGTCCTATGGCAACTATATGCGGCGGCTTCGGGACCAACAGGGCATTCTGGTGGACCGCAAGGCCCTGCTTCGGGCCGCCTTCCACCTGGCAGTGTCCGCCCTGGAGCCGGATCTGATCTTTGCCGGCAATATCGATGAGTTGGAGCAACTCCGCAAGCTCCACTTCGGCATCAACTTTGAGAACTATTACCGGGAAATTGAAACACTGCGGGAAGCGGATTATGAAGAACTCAGCCCGAACCGGAAACTCCGGGTGGACAAGGAGATCGAGCTGCGCCGCCGGCTGCTCGACCGGAATTATCTCCGCCTCCGGCAACTGCTGAACGAGCTGCGGCGACTGGCCGCCGGGGAGACCGGCGTCATCGCGGCGCCGGATATTCCGGTGGGCCCGGGAATTATGCTCAAATCAAATATCCGGATGCAGAGGGACACCCTGGAAGAAACCGAGCCGGTGCCCCTTGGCCGCTTGTACCGCGACTGGACCAGCGGCGCGCTTCTCTATGCCTCCTCCCGGCCCACGGACGGTTTCTGGGAGCAACTCGACCGTTCCGCGGCCAGTTCCCTGCTCATGGCCCTGGCGGAAAAGGACCCGGAACTCTTCCGGGAATCGGTCCGCCTCGAAGGCGGATTCTCCATCGCCACCCTGGAGACCCTGACCGAATACCTGCTCAAGGAATACAACCGGTTGAGCGCTCTGCCCGCCTATAGCTTCGAGGTGCTGCGGACCGTCCCTGATTTCCGGATCCTGGCCGGGCTCCGTTACCTGGTCGCCCTGAGCCGGGAGCTGGGGATCCGGAGCAGGCTGGATCCGGTTTTATCTTTTCCCCTGGGATCTAATGTGATAACACTCTTTGAGGTCGCCAGGATCTATGAGGGGCTCGGCACCGGCAAGGCAAGCGGATTTGCCGATGAGAACGCCCCCGGCAGCCTGGCGATCATCGACCGGATTGAAGACAGCGACGGCAGCCTCATCTTTCGGCCCGAACGGGTGAACAAACGGGTCTTTGATCCCAAAACCACCCTGGCCGTGGACAGTATTCTCAGGAACGTGGTCCGCTTTGGAACCGGCCGGTTCGCCGATGCCAACGTCCGGCTGCACAGTATTGAGGCGGAGGTGGAGGCCCAGTTGGCCCAACTCGATCTCCATGTGCCGGTTCTCGGTAAAACCGGCACGGCCAACGAGTTCACCAATGCCGCCTTTGTCGGCCTGGTCCCCAACGTGGCGGCCGATGCCAGCGGCATGACCCTGGCCAATGGATACGTCATTGCCGCCTATGTGGGATTTGACGACAATTCACCGATGGAACGGACAAACACCCATATCACCGGTGCCAGCGGGGCCCTGCCGATATGGACCGGGATGGCCAACGCCATCCTGCTTGAGATGAATGTTGGCGAGAAATTCGACCTGATCGACATGCTGTTTACCGCATCCGCCTCGGCCCGGCCGACCATCCCGCTGCTCGAGCCCGATCTGGGCCAGATCGAGGTAAGGGTGAATCGCGCTGACGGCGTTTTCCAGCCCGCAACCCCCTTGCCGGGAGAAACCATGGCAGCCGGTGATGCCACGATCACTACCTTTGGCAGAATTACGGCCAATGGTGAACTGGAACCGGAGCGACATTTTCGCCCCTATTGGAACTCGATGACGCCATGA
- a CDS encoding LysM peptidoglycan-binding domain-containing protein: MRTFSYSLSLLCLLALLGGCASVGDESTGMVPLPAPVADDPVEAPRPGPDLESAALPEPEETIPQEIDELQKLGRWEQGQPAAESVTAEITYDFPVTVNRQVEYYLDFFQNRHRPTFARWLARSSRYLPMIEETFKEAGLPLDLAYLAMIESGFNEAAYSRARAMGMWQFMKGTGRHYGLEVNNYVDERRNPVKATAAAAAYLAELYQEFGSWYLAVAGYNAGEGKIRRAIRKYKSRDFWKLAEGRYLRPETKLYVPKLIAAIMIAKQPEKYGFADIRYDPPLEYDTVEVPRWTALKAVSLAAGTSEKHLQRLNRELRKPFTPPDNPAYALRVPKGKKELVARNLPRVHATVSTNYKTHVVRKGESLDTICKRYGLGKTIILKANNLPGARLQIGQRLRVPFRTTSYVLLPEGRVAAGYALTSAAGGDFVLHRIRPGETVSSISQKYNVPAHLIAAWNDLKDIGRIRAGQQLALYVRDGNDTAAAEHAAARQPKPRGKTGARVRTIVSTGRKTAVTHQDFYYRVRPGDSLWRIAQRYRLSPMDIKQWNNLKQDLIHPGNRLLLKLDKGA; the protein is encoded by the coding sequence TTGCGCACTTTTTCATATTCCTTGTCTCTGCTCTGCCTGCTTGCCCTGCTGGGGGGCTGTGCCTCGGTGGGGGATGAATCAACCGGCATGGTCCCACTCCCGGCCCCGGTGGCCGATGATCCGGTGGAAGCCCCCCGGCCGGGTCCTGATCTGGAGTCAGCCGCGCTCCCGGAGCCGGAGGAGACCATCCCCCAGGAGATCGACGAACTGCAGAAGCTGGGCAGATGGGAGCAGGGGCAGCCGGCCGCGGAGAGCGTCACCGCCGAGATCACCTATGATTTTCCGGTCACTGTAAACCGCCAGGTCGAGTATTACCTCGATTTCTTCCAGAATCGCCACCGCCCAACTTTTGCCCGCTGGCTGGCCCGCTCATCGCGCTATCTGCCGATGATCGAGGAGACCTTCAAGGAGGCGGGTCTGCCCCTGGATCTGGCCTACCTGGCGATGATCGAGAGCGGCTTCAACGAGGCTGCATACTCCCGGGCCCGGGCCATGGGCATGTGGCAGTTCATGAAGGGAACGGGCCGCCATTACGGGCTGGAGGTCAACAACTATGTCGATGAACGGAGAAATCCGGTCAAGGCCACGGCCGCGGCCGCAGCCTATCTTGCCGAGCTTTATCAGGAGTTCGGTTCCTGGTACCTGGCGGTTGCCGGCTATAATGCCGGCGAGGGCAAGATCCGCCGGGCGATCAGGAAGTATAAGAGCAGGGACTTCTGGAAGCTGGCCGAGGGGCGTTATCTCCGCCCGGAGACCAAGCTCTACGTCCCTAAATTGATCGCCGCGATCATGATCGCCAAGCAGCCGGAAAAATACGGGTTTGCCGATATCCGCTACGATCCGCCCCTGGAGTATGACACGGTGGAGGTGCCCCGCTGGACCGCGTTAAAAGCGGTTTCGCTGGCCGCCGGAACCAGTGAGAAACATTTGCAGCGACTGAACCGGGAATTACGCAAGCCCTTTACTCCGCCGGACAACCCGGCCTATGCGCTCAGGGTGCCCAAGGGCAAGAAGGAGTTGGTGGCCCGGAACCTGCCCCGGGTCCATGCCACGGTCTCCACCAATTACAAGACCCACGTGGTTCGGAAAGGCGAGTCCCTTGACACCATCTGCAAGCGGTATGGTCTGGGCAAAACCATTATTTTAAAGGCCAATAATCTGCCCGGGGCCCGTCTCCAGATCGGTCAGCGGCTGCGGGTTCCCTTTCGGACAACCAGCTATGTCCTGCTGCCCGAGGGCCGCGTTGCCGCGGGCTATGCCCTTACTTCGGCCGCGGGCGGCGATTTTGTGCTTCACAGGATCCGGCCCGGGGAAACGGTTTCCTCAATCTCGCAGAAGTACAATGTGCCCGCCCACCTGATCGCCGCCTGGAACGACCTCAAGGATATCGGCCGGATCCGGGCCGGGCAACAGCTTGCCCTCTATGTGCGGGACGGCAATGACACCGCCGCTGCCGAACATGCCGCGGCCCGGCAGCCGAAGCCGCGGGGTAAAACCGGCGCCCGGGTCAGGACCATCGTCAGTACGGGCAGGAAGACCGCTGTAACCCACCAGGACTTCTACTACCGGGTCCGGCCGGGCGATTCCCTCTGGAGGATCGCCCAACGCTACCGGTTGTCGCCAATGGACATCAAGCAGTGGAACAACCTGAAACAGGACCTGATCCATCCCGGCAACCGTCTCCTGCTCAAGCTGGACAAGGGCGCCTAG